ATAATACCTAACTTATCATAACACTTTTTTTGTTAAACACAAGCAAAATGGCGCTAGAGAATTTACATATAAATTCGTTTAAATATGTATCAGGAGACTTGTAGAGATTTAAAGCCTCCTTCTTGAAACAAAGACGTATTTTCTAAAGGGGCGATCATGATGACAGCGCAGTATCAGGCGGCTCTACACTCCTATGCAGAGGGTCGGTATGAAGAGGCGATGCAGCAGTTCTCAGAATTGTTGTATGAAGATCCTCGTAATCCCAAACTACATATTTGGTTAGGTGCAACCTTCCGTAAGGCAGGCAAGATTGAGTATGCTAAGGTGCAATACCAACAGGTATTGACTCTTACAGAAGATCCAGATTTGCTTGATCTTGCAAGTACTTCGCTTGCTCAAATTCAAAATAAGTTAGCTAGTATTTCTCAAAACAATAACCTACAAAAAGACATAGGTTCTATTAATAGTCCTCATAATAGCTCTAATCTCAAAGAAGCCAGTTATGCTGATAAGGCTCAGGAAGCTAACTATAGAGCTTTGCAGTTAGAATCCACCAATCTTGGTTCAAAATTAAAAAGTCCATTTGGCGAAGCTAGTATTTCCTATATTATCGACCATGATGGCTCAACTACCAGTGACCTTACCGTACTAGCAACATCTTCTAATATTCCTGCTAAACCGAAGGCCTCTAAAAAAACTCAGGTTAACGGTAATGGGATAATTCCTCCGCCACCTGCGATCGCCGCCCAGTTTAAAAGTTATCAGCAAGAACAGGAACAACTAACAACTACTCCTCAAGGACAATTGCTGGATGAGCAGACTTTGTTGGTTGAAGATGCGGAAAATATAATGGCTAGGGATCAGGGTCTAGAAGATATAACGGACAAGGTTACACCTTCAATCTTGAATAAGTCTATCTCTAATATTCAGGAAGTAAGCCAGCAGAACAATCAAAAAATCGAGTTTCCACCTGTAGAATCATCAGTGATTCTGGGTTGGGGGATGGATTCTCAAAATACAGCTAAGCGCAGCAAAGTTAATGGAAGAAATGCTGGCTCGGCGATCGCATTGGAGGACATGTTTAAATTTTCTAGTGTCAGCCAAAAAATCACCTTATGGGGTGCTTTAGTTGCGACTATTCCTGCGATCGCCTTGGGGGTAGTAGCTTACCAAATGGGCAATGGTTTGTTATTGAATAAGGTCAAACAGGCTCAGCAATCGGAAGCGATCACTTTAGCAAATGTGACTAAAAATTTTTTAAAGCAGCAAACTAATGGTGTGGAAGTGCTTCAAAAATTACTGGTTTCGACCGAAGTAGGACAAAACATCTTACTAAAGCCCGCAAATCCCAAAGTAACTAATCCTCTTGCTTCAATGCCAATAGCCCAGCAACGACAATATAAGCAGCAGTTGACTAATCGGTTAAATCTCTATGGTCAAGCTTATCCTGATTACACTAGCATTGCGTTGTTTAGCGCTAATGGAGAGTTAATTGCTCAGTCAAGCCAATCGAAAACCCTGCAAACTCTTAGCCCTAATATCCTCAGTAAAGTAAGTTCTGTGGATAATGTATTGTTTAGTAATCCCGTATCAGGGAAAGATGGGGTTCATTTTTATGCAGCTAGGTCAATCAAGAGTTCTAATTCCCAAACAGTCAACATGATTTTGCAGGTTGAGATTCCTGTAAAAAAATTGGTAAATGATCTAAACAATGGACTCAAAGATGGTAACGATAATAGAAGTTTTTACATAGTTGATGGTGCTAACAAATATATTGCTAGTTCCCAACCTGTCACAGTTGGCGAAGATGCGTTAACTAATTTTGCAATGCTCCCCGATCTGCGAACAGCTCATTCCTCTGCTAGCCAAGATACTGTCAAGAGCGATCGCAATGGGCAACTGATTGCCTATGCCCCTGTACCAAATATGCAGACCTATGACATGCTGACTTGGGATGTCTTAACGACTATAGACAAAACTAAAGCGACCGCAGGTAATCAAAATTTACTGTTAGTGATTGGTATTGGTATTGCTGCTACGCCTTTACTAGTAGCAGCGATCACCTATGCTTTATCAAGGAAACTTAGCACCAGACTTAAGGATATTCGCGCCGCTTTACGAGATCTTAGACAAGGAAATACTGATGTTAGTTTTGGAACCTTAAGTGTGGAAGGAAATGACGAAATGTCAGACATTTCCTTAAGCATTAATAAAATGTCTGAACAATTTCAGACGATGATGCAGAAGCAAGAACAAGAAAAGCAAAACTTACAGTTACAGGTAGTGAAGTTGTTTAAAGTTTTGGCAAAACTTGCGAGAGAAGAAAGGCACGAGGTTAAAGAAGGTGATTTAACCGATGAAAACATCTTGTATTTAGGGAAAAAAGTACGGGCTGAAATAGTACAACGACATGCTGAAGTTGAGAGCTATCGCCAACAGAATGAAGACCTACGCAATCATTTGGCGCAAATGCTCAAGGATATTCAGGCCTTATCTGATGGCGATCTTACGGTTTCGACTCAGTCAGTTGATGGCAGTTTAGCGAATGTTGCCATATTTTTTGATGATGTCATCCGTGGATTACAAAATATTGTCGGTCAAGTTAAATCCTCAGCAAACCAAGTTAATTTCTCCCTTGGTCAAAATGAACAGGCAATCATGAATCTGGCTAGTGTTTCTCAGAGACAAGTCGATACAGTGACGCGATCGCTAACGACAATGCAGATGTCTAAGTTATCAGCAACGAGAATTGTCAGTAATAGCCAGCAAGTATTGCAATCATCACAGCTAGTATCAGAAAAATTGTCGGACAGCGATCGCTCGATTGAGGCTGTCATGTCCAAGGTTGGAGAATTGCAAAACACAATCTCCTCAACGGCTAAGCGCGTCAAGCATCTGGGTGTTGTCTCCCAAAAAATTGCTAAAGCGATTTCTGCAATTAATGAAATTGCGATTAAAACCAACTTTCTTGCCATCAATGCCACCCTAGAAGCATCTCGATCCAATGCTCCTAATCATGGATTTGTCCTAGTTGCCGAAGAAGTGGGAGAACTAGCTGCTCGCTCAGTTGCGGCGACAAAAGAAGTGGAAAGCCTACTCAGCAATATACAAAGCGAGACTAACGCAGTGATGGCGGTAGTTGAATCAGGTAGTAATCGACTATCAGAGAGTAATAACTTAGCGATCAACGCTAAGGATAGCCTGCAACAAATTGCCCAAATCTCCCAGCAAATTGATGGATTAGTGGTGGCGATCGCCGAGGCTACAACTTCACAAGCCCAAACATCGGAAGGGGTTGCCAACTTGATGAATGATATTTCGCATATGGCAAAAAGAACGCTTGCCTCTTCTTCGGAAGTATCCAAGTTTATCAAAGCCACACGAGGTTATTCTGGGGAACTCCAACAGTCCTTGTCTCATTTCAAAACTCGCTAGATTTTAGTTGTCTATGGGCAAAGATTTTGGCGATATGAATTATTACTGATTTGAGGATAGAAGTTTGTCAGACATAGATGTAATGGATTTTCCCATGATTGAAATATTGCCACAAACCAAGAACATCTTTTCTAAGGAAGCTCAAACTTTGACGCATGATTTAAAAAATAAAGTCTTAGAATTAGATGTAAACCAGCCAAGTTTTCAGCAACAACTTGACAGCTTAATTTCTACAATTAAGTTGTTGAGAGATGCGGCTATCAAAGCTAGTTTTTATATTCCCAACTCACCATTTTTAGAATTAGTTTGCAACTTCGAGTCGTTAATCAACCAATTGCGCGATCGTCGTGCTGATCTTGATTGGATTACCAAAGAACTAATACTTGAAGTAATCAACATGTCCAATCAAGTAATCGATGAATATTGCTCAGGAATAGATTTAGATAAGGATTGGATCGAATTACAGCGTAGCTTGTTTGCTCAAATAAGTGAACATTTGCAATTGGAATCAAATGAGATTAACTCCCCAAGTATTTTAGAATTAAATAGTAAAGAGAATGAGCCATTTAATTTAGAAGATACCCCAGAAGGTTTACATCTTTTTGATCTAGACTTTGACACAGAAGAAAATCAGGAAACTCAAGCAGGATTTTATACAACTTCAATAGAAGATCTAGATAATTCAGATAGTTTTTTAATGATTCAATTGGATCAAGAAGATAATCTTTTGGATTCTGACCAATTGTTTCAAGACATATCAGGAAGTTCTATTGATGAATTGACGACTTTATTCCCTAGTTTATTAACAGATACTTTTAGCGGTGATTTGGATGAATTGACTGGAGACTTGCAGGATTTTAATGAGACGAGGAGCGCTGAAAGACTGCCAATGCCAGAATTGTTGGCTAACATATTTCCAGTAGCACCTACCGAGCAATTATTAGGTAATGGGGTCGGCAATGATGACGAGACTGAAATCCAAGGGGTTAAGTGGAATGATCCTGATGTAGATGAAGAAGATCTGGAAGGGCTTGAAGATGATCTGGATCATGTTTGGAATAAATTTACAGCAATGGAGTCTTGGTCGCAGCCAAATGATGAAGGTCTAGTCCCTGCATTTGACTTGTCTGACTTTGCCCTGTCTGAATTATCTAATGATATTGTTGAAAACATGACTCCTAGCAGTGCTTTTGAGTCAAGCGATCGCAATATATCTAGCCTAGATGCAGCGCAAAATCTTCAATTCAAGGAAAATCCTAGTTCTCATCCTTCAGATTTAGACAGTAGCTTAATGTTAGCAGAAATGCTCAAAGAAGATTTTCCTGCTTCAGACATTGATACGGCGATCGAAGAATCCCCGATCTATCAGAATAATCTTGATGATACTAATTCTTCTTGGTCTGACTTATCGCAAATGAATTTTGGGGACAAAGAAATTTCCTATGCTGATTTCTCGGCTTTATCCGTAGACTTAAAATCAGATGTCAAGACTGAAATGGAAGCTGATATGAGTACTGTTGATAGTAATAATCAATTAGATGTTCAAGTGGTCACAAAAGTTAATGATGCGACGATTCGACTGCCCTTAAATCATTTAGAAATGTTAGGGGATTTATCGGAAGAATTATTAGTTCGTAAGGGAAGTTTAGATATTTATTTAAGTGAAATCAGAATCTTGTCTGGTGATGCTCAAAAACATTTGCAGCTATTAGAATCTAACTTAGATAGCCAACATCAAGCGGCGATCGCAGGGTTACACAATACATATGAGCAGATTGCCAATGTAATAGCACTCACTGAACAACAAAACTATGCGATGAGTCAGGATGTTTATCATTTAAGGAAAAATCTGCGCGAAGTCCTCAAAAATCCGATTTCTAGTCTTGTGCGAAAATTTCCACGTATTTTGCGAGATCTATCACTTCAGTATGGTAAACAGGTGGAGTTGGTTGTCCAAGGCGCTGAAATTGAAGTTGAGAGATTAATCTCCGACATCATCGCTGAACCACTAGAGCTATTGCTGCGAAATGCATTTAAACATGGTATCGAATCTCCCCACGAGCGTCAGCAGCAGGGGAAAGTATCCCAAGGTAAAATTGAATTTATGGCAACGCAAACCGATGAAAGCACCATCATCAAAGTTAGTGATGATGGTTGTGGTTTTGATATAGAAAAAATCCGTCATCAAGTTGAACAAGCGGCTGCGATCGCAGGTATGTCAGGTTTCTCAACAATGGATATGAGTGATGAACAGTTAATTGGATTAATTTTTGAGCCAAGTTTTAATCTCGTGCATAGTAAATCCTATACAGAAACAGGAACTAAATTAAGCGGGGTGAGGAAGAAGTTGCGCGAGTTGGGCGGCACTATTTCGGTACAGTCTCAGAAAGGCAAAGGTACTCAATTCACCTTGGTTTTGCCGAATATCCTCTCCTTAATTCGGGTGTTACTCATTGATATCAATCAAATGTGTTTAGCAATTCCCAGTAAAGTAATCTTGGAAGTAATCCCAAGTAATTTCGATAATCTTGATGCTGATACGGTAGAGACTCTACCGTGGCGAGATCGCGTACTACCTATAGTGCGTCTCAATTCTTCGCTAAAACTCAATTGTCGCCATAGTTTGAGTCATTCGATTCTCCAATCAAACCAATCTTCACAGTCAATCAACCAATCTGAAAGTCAGAAGCCTGCCCATACTGTACCTTCATTTTTAGTAATCAGTTACGAGAATCAACTATTTGCATTGCAGACTGATGGTTGCTGGCATGATCAAGAAGCAACATTTCACCAAATTGAGGGAGATATCAGCCTTCCACAAATTTTTCTAGGTACAGTGGTTTTGGGTAGTAATCAGGCTGTGGCTTTGCTCAATCCTG
This genomic stretch from Pseudanabaena galeata CCNP1313 harbors:
- a CDS encoding methyl-accepting chemotaxis protein encodes the protein MMTAQYQAALHSYAEGRYEEAMQQFSELLYEDPRNPKLHIWLGATFRKAGKIEYAKVQYQQVLTLTEDPDLLDLASTSLAQIQNKLASISQNNNLQKDIGSINSPHNSSNLKEASYADKAQEANYRALQLESTNLGSKLKSPFGEASISYIIDHDGSTTSDLTVLATSSNIPAKPKASKKTQVNGNGIIPPPPAIAAQFKSYQQEQEQLTTTPQGQLLDEQTLLVEDAENIMARDQGLEDITDKVTPSILNKSISNIQEVSQQNNQKIEFPPVESSVILGWGMDSQNTAKRSKVNGRNAGSAIALEDMFKFSSVSQKITLWGALVATIPAIALGVVAYQMGNGLLLNKVKQAQQSEAITLANVTKNFLKQQTNGVEVLQKLLVSTEVGQNILLKPANPKVTNPLASMPIAQQRQYKQQLTNRLNLYGQAYPDYTSIALFSANGELIAQSSQSKTLQTLSPNILSKVSSVDNVLFSNPVSGKDGVHFYAARSIKSSNSQTVNMILQVEIPVKKLVNDLNNGLKDGNDNRSFYIVDGANKYIASSQPVTVGEDALTNFAMLPDLRTAHSSASQDTVKSDRNGQLIAYAPVPNMQTYDMLTWDVLTTIDKTKATAGNQNLLLVIGIGIAATPLLVAAITYALSRKLSTRLKDIRAALRDLRQGNTDVSFGTLSVEGNDEMSDISLSINKMSEQFQTMMQKQEQEKQNLQLQVVKLFKVLAKLAREERHEVKEGDLTDENILYLGKKVRAEIVQRHAEVESYRQQNEDLRNHLAQMLKDIQALSDGDLTVSTQSVDGSLANVAIFFDDVIRGLQNIVGQVKSSANQVNFSLGQNEQAIMNLASVSQRQVDTVTRSLTTMQMSKLSATRIVSNSQQVLQSSQLVSEKLSDSDRSIEAVMSKVGELQNTISSTAKRVKHLGVVSQKIAKAISAINEIAIKTNFLAINATLEASRSNAPNHGFVLVAEEVGELAARSVAATKEVESLLSNIQSETNAVMAVVESGSNRLSESNNLAINAKDSLQQIAQISQQIDGLVVAIAEATTSQAQTSEGVANLMNDISHMAKRTLASSSEVSKFIKATRGYSGELQQSLSHFKTR
- a CDS encoding ATP-binding response regulator translates to MSDIDVMDFPMIEILPQTKNIFSKEAQTLTHDLKNKVLELDVNQPSFQQQLDSLISTIKLLRDAAIKASFYIPNSPFLELVCNFESLINQLRDRRADLDWITKELILEVINMSNQVIDEYCSGIDLDKDWIELQRSLFAQISEHLQLESNEINSPSILELNSKENEPFNLEDTPEGLHLFDLDFDTEENQETQAGFYTTSIEDLDNSDSFLMIQLDQEDNLLDSDQLFQDISGSSIDELTTLFPSLLTDTFSGDLDELTGDLQDFNETRSAERLPMPELLANIFPVAPTEQLLGNGVGNDDETEIQGVKWNDPDVDEEDLEGLEDDLDHVWNKFTAMESWSQPNDEGLVPAFDLSDFALSELSNDIVENMTPSSAFESSDRNISSLDAAQNLQFKENPSSHPSDLDSSLMLAEMLKEDFPASDIDTAIEESPIYQNNLDDTNSSWSDLSQMNFGDKEISYADFSALSVDLKSDVKTEMEADMSTVDSNNQLDVQVVTKVNDATIRLPLNHLEMLGDLSEELLVRKGSLDIYLSEIRILSGDAQKHLQLLESNLDSQHQAAIAGLHNTYEQIANVIALTEQQNYAMSQDVYHLRKNLREVLKNPISSLVRKFPRILRDLSLQYGKQVELVVQGAEIEVERLISDIIAEPLELLLRNAFKHGIESPHERQQQGKVSQGKIEFMATQTDESTIIKVSDDGCGFDIEKIRHQVEQAAAIAGMSGFSTMDMSDEQLIGLIFEPSFNLVHSKSYTETGTKLSGVRKKLRELGGTISVQSQKGKGTQFTLVLPNILSLIRVLLIDINQMCLAIPSKVILEVIPSNFDNLDADTVETLPWRDRVLPIVRLNSSLKLNCRHSLSHSILQSNQSSQSINQSESQKPAHTVPSFLVISYENQLFALQTDGCWHDQEATFHQIEGDISLPQIFLGTVVLGSNQAVALLNPAELVTQFLHPILCPNDDNALASQSSHSNFENLSTLSDFFNAGDSTSESPLANLLEPLDISLERSPEPENLESSGLFTSAFENYQARRSHQPRVLIVESSANVRRYLAMTLAKSGFLTEQVQDGKEAIAFLKDCLEMKLNVDAVITDLELPHMDGFKLLSNIRTDADLQNLPIIVLTSKNNENDQKLALYLGAKAYFSKPYREQELVKKLHQIISG